Genomic window (Sebastes umbrosus isolate fSebUmb1 chromosome 21, fSebUmb1.pri, whole genome shotgun sequence):
AACCTTTAAAATTTGTTCCAGGGGCTAAAAAGTCCCAGAAACTTTTGGTTGGAACCCAGCCTAAATTACCAAGGcaatctaccccggtaagaagtgaaccactgTCGAAGGACCggaaaccctgaagggttaaccctgaggTTACCTCCTAGTACAGGCCCCTGGACTAATCGGGGAATTTAACAGCTGCCTTGTGTTGTAAATCACTTTGAGTTGCTGTAAAGACTggaaaaaggtaaataaatgcAGTCTATTTACTACAAACAACATTTAATGAGACTGTGAACATTTATTGACAACTAAATTAATGATATATACAGGCTTTAATCCTTCACGtctttctcctcatcctctaAGTGGACCATCTGCTTCTCCACTTTCAGCAGTCTCAGTcctaaagagaagaaaaaaaacagctttaaacCCAGAAGACAGTTCACTTATACaacttcatttttatttttcttagatCTGGCCTTTTGGTTCTAACAGTTGTAGTAACACCAACTCACGAAGTAaatagtaacagcagcagacagacaatcaGACAGGCTGGACACAAATCGCCAGGTTAGTTatatgaaaagagaaaataaaggtGAAGGGTAAAATAATTACTCAGACAGTCTGTAGAAAACATCCATCACATCTCACAGAGCCACTTCCTacttcaactttgacctctggTACATACTGAAGTCGTCTTTTCTAAAAATAGCTCAAAGTATAACCCACTAACCGTGGTGAAGAATGATCTGTAATGTTAAAGGACCCAtatcattctcattttcaggatcatacttgtgttttgtgtttatactagaacaggggtcagcaacctttactatcaaaagaggcattttaggcaacaaaaaaaaatatctgtctggagccgcaaaacatttgagcattgtgatgaaggtaacacagactatagtctaagtatatagtatatactgtaggtctaATGCAGTGAGTGCCAAAGTGTAAACgcacaacggagtattagggccacaatgaggGAATAAAAACCCGGagatttcaagaaaaaaagtcataaatttacggaaaaaaaagtcataactttacgagaaaaaagttggaatattacgagaataaagtcataactttacgcgaaaaaaagttgcaatattatgagaataaagtcataactttacgagaaaaaagtcataactttacgagaaaaaagtcataactttacaagaaaaaaagtcggaaatttacaagaataaagtcataactttacgcgaaaaaaactctgaatattacgagaataaagtcataactttacgagaaaaaagaaaataacatgtcaaATTGCCTctactatactattatatatatatatatatatatatatactaatattatgactttattctcataatactatgacttttttttctcttaaacctatgactttattctcgtaatatgaccttattctcgaaatctcagatttattttattttcctaaatgtggccctaatactccgtcgtaccatcgtaccatcgtaccatagacctacaacaatgataaataaaattgaaaatgtaaactggAGAGGGgataaagagccgcatgtggcccCGGAGCCGCATGTTGCAGACCTcctgtactagaacatgtttacatgctgtaatgttaaaaaaacactttattttcctcatactgtcggcctgaatatgcctgtatttaccctccgtcttcaacgctccgttttagcgcatttcgacggaattgcgccgaaattgcaacagaattgcgttgctaggcaacagcttgggtccatgtttacttcctgtcagctgatgtcattcacatacactgcaaccaggaataaactgggacacatttagaaggtttacgtttaaatctgtgtaaagggtctaaatattgtatatttgtgacatcacaaattgacagaaatcctgacagcttgtttcaaaggcagtatttctgaatacgggctgtgtgtgtatttccctgtggattgagcgtttcgatactttcacagtattcatattggacttaagcctgctttattataaaaaaaaaagaaaatctaatttttttataatatgggacctttaacaatgTTAACCCAAACCTCAGCTGCTGTGGTGGGTTATCAGAAAATGAATCATTTTTTATGGTCGTAAGAGTTGTTCTGGAAGGTAATGACAAACCTTTATGACTATGTGTAATATTGTCGACACAAATCTTCAAAACGCAGCATAGATTCCTGTTAAAATAATCACCAAATAAACGTGGAAACACTGCATTGATCTTTGTCAGCCTTACAACaagttcttgtgtgtgtgtgtgtgtgtgtgtgtgtgtgtgtgtgtgtgtgtgtgctgatgacCTGGTATATGTGGAGGAGAGTTGAGGACAGGTGTGTCTTTTCTGCGAGGTTTCTTCTTCTGGTCTGCCTCCTGATTCTCCGCGCAgagagcctcctcctcctcctcttcatcatccttCATGTCTGACTTCCTCTCCACCACCAGGCTCTCCGGCGCCTCCTCATCTGTCACACATCCAGAAAAAAACGTGACATTGTCAACCATCTTCACCAAAAAGAAAGGACCTTAACGAAATGGTCAGTTTTCATTCTCAGCTGGCATTTCTGCGTATGTGATCTGAAGCTTTTGAGAGGGTCAGTTCATCCAAATCACATCAAAACAAAAGAGATATTCCCTCTTataggtcccatatcatgctcactttcaggttcatacttgtattttgtgtttctactagaacatgtttacatgctgtaatgttcaaaatatacattattttcctcgtactgtctgcctgaatatacctgtattcaccctctatctgaaatgctccgttttagtgcatttcaatggaattgcaacggaatagcgctgctaggcaacagtttgggtccatgtttacttcctgtcagctgatgttatttacatacactgcaacaggaaataaactggaacacatttagaatgtttacgtttaaaaccgtgtaacggtctaaatattgtgacatcacaaatggacagaaatcctaacgcttgtttcaaacgcgcgatttctgaatacgggctgtgtgtatttctccgtatattgagcgttttgatagtttatcagtatttataaagcacttaaacctgctttataatataaaaaaaatgaaaatctcacttttttacaatatgggacctttaaacctgCTGTTCGAAGgatgtttttttgcatcattggccaaaaaaaaatatgaaaatcctAATAAATTCTACAAAATGATTCATCAAAATCAAGTTTTAAAAGCACAATCTGCAACAGCAGCTCTTATTGACACATATAGTATGGCGAGTGGTGTACAGTACAATCTCTTTTTGCTCATCACATCATTATAGTAAACTGATCTCTGGGGGAGATGAATGTCAGTGTAAATCAGctatttgtatttcttcattgaaaattggaaaaaaaagagctgtaaaaattattttcattaattttcattaaaaatacaaaatgtcatTGTCGGCAGCACGATAATAGCTGTGTTTGAAATATTgtcttattgttattatcatttaaaaaaaaaagggcagagCTCTGCACTTACAATGTTTGCTCTCCTGTGTCATCAGTCGATGTTCAGGCTCCAGAGTCGACCTCATGCAGCCGGTCGTCATCACTGAGGTCCTTTGGGCTGTCTACACAgatcacataacacacacacacacacacacaatccattATTCATTAGCGGACCTTATGACACTAACAAAGGATAAAGCACTtcagggctgtgtgtgtgtgtgtgtgtgtgtgtgtgtgtgtgtgcgtgtgtgtgtgtgtgtgtgtgtgtgtgtgctccctcACTCACACATCTGCTTTACTTATAGACACAAACTTTGATCAAATCACCACATTCAAACAGCAGATCTTTGTCACCATCGCCTGTTACATACTTTGCTTTTTGAACTTTTAACATGACCAATTATAACATGcatgtttttaacattttgtccaGTTAGTTAGAAGCAGTCTGATGTGATTCTCCCAAATGGACAAGGAGGACAGCCGGCAAGGAAACCAGAAGAACTAAAAGTGGTGAAGGATGAAGggctgcaaataaataaataagagagatgcatagaaaaagaaaaagaaccaCATTGGAAAGAGTGAGCTAAAGAGGAAGACAAAGCCATGATGAAGACAGAATCAAAGTGTGTTCTTACCTCAGTGTCAGCAGTGTCTCACAGACAGGCTGGGGCGACGTCTCTGTGGGTTATGAAGCTCGAAGGAGGAGCATCCGTTATCTGCCAACCCCCCCACAGACTGGAAGAGCAGACCGACCCTCTCAAAGCACCTGGCATTGGGCCTCATTCACTAATGTGTGAATAGAAATGGTCTTACTTTGTGCACACGCAACATTACCGTCGGATTCATGATATGTGTGCACTGGCCAATTTAGTTCTTACCGCTGTGCGTTGCTTAGTGAACCAGAATCATTCTAAATGGACAGGAGTGTTCACTGTTTAGTATCATTATACTGCAGAAAGGGGACACTTTTCAGAGCTGTTtccacgggactgacgataaaAAAAGAGGCTTGGGCTGCATTAACGACCGAGGTGAATGTTGTGTCAGATACAGGCTACGGACTGTGGCTAAGGTAATTCAATAGTTTGATATTAAAGGTCCTATATcgtactcattttcaggttcatacttatattttgtgtttctactagaacatgtttacgttccgtaatgtttaaaaaaatctttattttcctcatactgtcagcctgaatatgcctgtatttaccctctgtctgaaacgctccgttttagtgcatttcgacagaattgcaacaggatcgctttgctaggcaacagcttgggtccatgtgtacgtcctgtcagctgatgtcattcacgtacactgcaacaggaaataaactgggacacatttagaatgtctatgtttaaaactgcgtaaaggggtctaaatattgtatatttgtgacatcacaaatggacagaaatcctgacagcttgtttcaaatgcagagtttctgaatacgggcggtgtgtatttccctgtggattgagcgttttgatactttcacagtatttacagtatataggaCTGAAGCctgttttataattaaaaaatgttcttgtaatatgtcccctttaaagtcgatgtgaaaaaaacaataacaaacaataacaaaaaagaaggaaacaggtggaggaggaggaggaggaggaggaagaggaccaCCTGGCCTTTCAGCCCAAGATGAGAGACAATATTAGACAAACATCCATAAGTCGGATATGTCCAATAAATGAGGGTGAAAGCAATAACAGCAATGACTTTCACCCAGAGGTCATTTATTTCATCATTGTTATACAGTAAGGCTGTACCAGATAGTTCGacctttttatgtttgtttgtctgctcattctgtttaaacacgctatttctgcacagttgcagataaagatcaggctacactaataatatctgtattattatatattatatactgtatcgCAGTACTGTGTAGTAGGGGTAGAAGTATTCTATGAATTTGTAGTTATAACTGAATCTCTTCAGTATTGCTCAGTGCTGTCTGggctctgtctgtatgtctatatgtcctccctctccctcatctctctctctctctctctctctctacctccctctcgatctatatgtctatatgtcctctctctccttcactttcCATCTATATGTCTTTatgtcctccctctccctcatctctctctctgttcctgtGAAGGGGCAATAATCTCTCTGTAGTTTGGAGGGCAGTTGGTGGGTACATTagtgcatgtgtgtctctctctctctctctctctctctctctctctctctccaggttcTGCCCGAGGTTTCtacccgttaaaggggagtttttttcttgccactgtcacATCTAGTGCATGCtgatgggggatctcttgttgggtttCTAGATTATAGAGcacagtctagacctgctctatatgaaaagtgtcttgtGATAACTTCTgctatgatttgatgctatataaaaattaattgaattgaGTTGAATGTCGGAACAGTGTTTTTTTGCCCTCCAGGCTCTGCGCGTCACGTGACTGAAAACTATGAGTTATATAAGCTCTGTTTCcaacaaataaaacacttgTGATGCTCCAATCAAACCAAAGCCTTTTGAAGTCTTGATGAGAGATTGTACTCTGGTAATTGGTACATCCTTCTCTCAAGTGTGTGCTGTAGTTGGTTAGAGCTTATTGTTCCAAATCTCCTTTGTGGCACGACAGCCTCAATGTGTTTGGACTCATAGAGTATATGAACATACAAACAACATACACGTCTCGCTGTTCTAAGGGTTATTGTAGTAGTATTGTTTAGAATATAAACAATGTGCTTCATATGATGAAGCCTGTGTGACCTCAGGTGTAATTACATCATTAAATAACTCATTCTTACAttattgagatattttactttataaataaacattttaataattcaaAAACAGCCTATCATATTGTCGTTACCATTGTTTCTGTCTTAAGTCCTATAGGattatacatttttcttttacaaaaaaGACTCAGAACGTTGCATCTCATGCAGCTTTTAGTGCTTCTAGAGTCACACGAGAAACTTTCATCGCAAAACTGTGAATCTGAAAAGACGAGGCATATTCTTCAGTGAATGGAAGACTTCAGGAAGCTTCTAGTTCTCGTGGGTCACTCAGCACCCCCGACACCTGAAACACAGGATGATATAAAAGTTGTGAAAAAGCACAACAAGAGCACGATAATGCATAATACAAATGACCTAAAATGACTGATCCATTGAGGGTAGGAATTATAAAACCATTATTAGTAACACTGGCAATTTCCATCTTGAGTTGTCCGATGGTGTGAACTAGGGTCGGGGTTCCAAAGCATTTCATCAAATTTTAATCTTTATCCAATCTTAGTTGTTGTAGGTTGCAGCTTTCAACATTTATGAGTAACTTCAAATCCTTTAAGTCAAACATCTCTGTTGAACTTTGTTGGTTTAGATGATCTTCGAGGGGGGCGCTGGCTTAACCAGAAAACAACCATGTTTTACTCGAATTATTGCAGAACAAATGTTAACagcagctgattagactgtccGGTTTCACAGAAAGACTTTgtatactaaatatatatattcattcaatattctcaaatttcacattatatatataataatttcctgaacggcatgccataatatatatatatatttatacatatgtatatatatttatatatatataaaatgctgcagaaacttcaacattcaacgcatctgtggtttgcagaaacgtccaatgtcaaaaaaaaattctgttgaCTGGGTTGAAATTATTGATGATTTGAGATATCACCGCCATGTGGAGACTTACAGGTACATGCATTCATGATAACAGAAGTAATAAGTAGCCACAGCTGTGTGTAATGTACACAACATGTACAAGGGCAGCTGCTCTGGTGTGGTTGGAGAATCTGCAGCACAACGGTGAACTGCAGTTCTTCTTAGTCATAGACAAGGACGGGTCTACATCTAGTTGAGGCTAACTGTGGAAGTAGAAAGGAGGATTGTGCACATGTACCAAACGAACCACCGACCTCATGATttgtggacgacctgctctaccctctgagcgaCAGCCACCCATAGCTGTGCTTTTTGTTATTGTGCAAtgagcttttctttctttctttctttctttctttgtggagAGAATAAATGACCTTTGACTCAAGAGTATAGACTGTTCAACAACGAATACATGATTAATGAAAATCTCACCTTTTATTCCAACGAGTCTGTGTTGACAGAATGACGTAAAGACTCCTTCAACTGGAAAACAGGACACACAACATTTAGGAAGTACTATGATGTAAAAATACATCTGatgtcatatactgtagatagtAGCATGATATCCTGCATATACTGCACTCACCACTGAAACAGCTTCTGTACTTCACCTGCATGTTTTAATGGACATTCCTTTTGCTTTCTCATGGTATTACTACTTATTCAATGCTCGTATGACCCTCGATGTAGTATTCAGTATCATTTGTATCACATCAGTTATGGTTATAGGCAAACGTAGGCTACAGTAGTAGTTAAATATCGGGATGTAGAGTAGCTGTTAGGGTAATTGAATATTGCGGTGTCACATGCAGTGATCAGGTTGGATATTGGCAGGCAGGTggaacattttgattttttagTGGGTGGACATGCTAACAGCCAGGTAAACACCCACCGCCTGCTGGGTTGGCTTCAGAGTGGCCGCCTACTTCCTTGTCCAATGTTTCCTGACACATTGAGGCAGAGTGGGAAAATCTGGCTGTACTCAAaagggctgaagcaggaaaagccaacactaggatcagcattgattcatggaaagaccttcgtctggtcagctaacgttactgccaagcagctgaaatatagagtgatattgtggttttagctgacgtgtgccgcctcattgttttgagcgatgcttgttcatgtctatgtagagcgagcacaagcgcgagcacgagcaacaggacgctgactttcattgacttaacggccacaggtgtcgctgttaacaagcaatttctgattcttacaaacagtgcCTTTAACGGAATAGACAAAGTAATTAGAGTCTGATCTACCAATATAGACAAAATCTGGAGTATGTGTTGAACTTCTTCGTTGAtgtaccgagttgataaccaccgtcgttggaccgcttagcgggattgCGGTTGTTACGGTTAGTTtagccagataaggagaagataccctgggtatgttagTACAGGCCTCCGGGGGTCAGTCTACCTGTAGACCTGCAGTGAATCAGCTCGTCACCTCTCCCCGGCTCCCTGCTCTGCTCCGGCGTTTTGGTCCACCTGTGTGACACCACAACCGTTGCAGAGCTACTTTTGGTTCTTCTGACCCGTATGACTGTGGACCATGTTCTTATCGCATCGTTGTTTTAGTTTACAGTGGGACATGGCTTTCCGAGCACAAATGAAGCCAAATAAAATAAGAAGTCACACAGAGTTCTCCATAACTCTTGAGCTTCATTTAGACCTAAATACATAAAGAATGGGAACTTTTTTAAAGTAAGAGTTCAAGGCTTGTATTTGGCATAACTGACTGTTGTCTAGCTCTTCCtagataatttatttaatttttatattaatatacacATTAATACACAATGACAGCGATGTGTACAATGTTAAGCTGGGCAAGACAAAACTATGACAATAAGACATAGGTTGTAGAATGCTAAAAACTTCCACTGATTTTGTAAAATTGAGGTTGAAAAGGACTGAAATCGACCGCAAGACAGTTTAAAATATGTTCTATTTAATTACAAAGAGGCAAATAACacatattatactgtacattgtaGTGAAttgtaaatgcaaatgcagtttttgtgtatatttattattgtgcaTACATTATTTAACATAGAGCAGCCCTGACACAGAAACATTTATCTAtcagttattattttaatcagtTGATATCTCCTGTTGTCTCTCCCATTAACTCATGTGATCAGGATTACATCACACATGTTAATATCTCCAGAAATGTGAGttccactttttaaaaagatgCCATCTGCCCAAATATATTGGTTCAGAAAAGCTGAGTTGTAAGTCTTGAATGTAGCAGGCAAGAGTAGCTGATTGCTCCCTCTCTACTTGTTTCCCTACGTACATTTAATAAAGTGTTATTATGTTCTTACTCTCTGGAGGAAGCCCATCATGTCCAGCTTGTCTGCCTTAGTGGGAGAACAGCCCAGGCCCTCGCAGATGCACTTTGATCCAGGAGGCGACTGGCTGAGGGAGCCGTCAGCCGGAGGGATCCAGGAGGAGCCGTCGGCCGGAGGGATCCAGGAGGAGCCGTCAGCCGGAGGGATCCAGGAGGAGCCGTCGGCCGGAGGGATCCAGGAGGAGCCGTCAGCCGGAGGGATCCAGGAGGAGTCCCCAGCCGGAGGGATCCAGGAGGAGCCGTCAGCTGAAGGGATCCTGGAGGAGTCGTCAGCCGGAGCGATCCTGGAGGATTCGTCAGCCGGAGGGATCCTAGGGGAGTCGACAGCCGGAGGGATCCAGGAGGAGCCGTCAGCCTGAGGGATCCTGGAGGAACCGTCAGCCGGAGGGATCCTTGAGGAGCCGTCAGCCGGAGAGATGCAAGGGGGGCCGTCAGCCGGAGGGATCCTGGAGGAGTCGTCAGCCGGAGGGATCCTGGAGGAGCCGTCAGCCGGAGGAATCCTGGAGGAGCCGTTAGCCGGAGGGATCCAAGGGGAGCCATCAGCCGTAGGGATCCTGGAGGAGCCGTCATCCGGAGGGATCCAGGGCTGCAGACAGCTCTGAGTGGCTACTGTCCTGCTGGAGGCGGGGCTCCTTCCAGGTAGAAAGAGTTGAGAGCAGAGCAGTGACTGCTCCTCCAACAGTCTGTGCATCTTCTACTCAAAAACAAAGATTATAATcagaaaacatactgtacatagtaaaaaaaaagattaccaCTTTCCTTTCTATCGGTAATATACAGTCAAGTCAAGACAAAATGCCAACAAGTGCAGGGCAGTGGTGGCCTGAAGGTCAGAGCAACGGGTTTAAGACCTGGAGgagcccttgagcaaggcccttaaccccaaccgctccagcagatcagactgtggttgttcTGGGCAGCTTCACTACCATTAGATGTTTGATACGATTCCTCAGTTTTCAGTTGGTGCCCATTTACTTTAATATCAGAATGATGATACTTTATTTCATAATCGATGGCAGTCATTGACATTTTAACGGATATCAGTTATCGTCAGTGCATTTAGTTCCTTTTTCCCACATCTTTTCCATGAGGACTGCTCTCCCAGTGTGCAGTGTGACTCAGTGTATTACCATTTTCAAGCTGTCGTCATAGTGATGGGCCAGTTCATTCAGCTGCATCTCCAGCTCTCGAGCCTCCTGTTTCACTGCTCGCCTCAGCTCCTCTATGTCCTGGACCTtctccctacacacacacacacacacagtggtattatttcaaataaaacaacttgCTTATTACACATACATTTCAAGAGAATGATTTACTGTTAAGATGACAACAGATTATTTGgtctttactatcaaaagagccattttaggcaaaaaaaaataatattattatattattattaatcataatattaagagaataaagtcattactttacgagaaaaaaagaaagtaacacgtaaaattacttctactatacatatatacatata
Coding sequences:
- the ppp1r17 gene encoding protein phosphatase 1 regulatory subunit 17, yielding MTTGCMRSTLEPEHRLMTQESKHYEEAPESLVVERKSDMKDDEEEEEEALCAENQEADQKKKPRRKDTPVLNSPPHIPGLRLLKVEKQMVHLEDEEKDVKD